A stretch of Apodemus sylvaticus chromosome 18, mApoSyl1.1, whole genome shotgun sequence DNA encodes these proteins:
- the F7 gene encoding coagulation factor VII yields the protein MVPQTHGLLLLGFLLQLQGPLGTVVFITQEEAHGVLHRQKRANSLLEELWPGSLERECNEEQCSFEEAREIFKSPERTKQFWIIYSDGDQCASNPCQNGGTCQDHLKSYVCFCLLDFEGRNCEKNKNEQLICANENGDCDQYCMDNVGTKRTCSCHEDYELQPDEVSCKPKVDYPCGRIPVVEKRNSSSRQGRIVGGYVCPKGECPWQAVLKINGLLLCGAVLLDSRWIVSAAHCFDNIRNWGNITVVMGEHDFSEKDGAEQVRRVIQVIMPDKYIRGKIDHDIALLRLHRPVTFTDYVVPLCLPERTFSENTLASIRFSRVSGWGQLLDRGATALELMTIEVPRLMTQDCLELAKHSPNTPQITENMFCAGYMDGTKDACKGDSGGPHATYYRGTWYLTGVVSWGEGCAAVGHIGVYTRVSRYIDWLVRLMDSKLLVGVFRLPLL from the exons TTTTCATAACCCAGGAGGAAGCACACGGCGTCCTACACAGGCAGAAGCGTGCCAACTCGCTCCTGGAGGAGCTTTGGCCCGGCTCCCTGGAGAGAGAGTGCAATGAAGAACAGTGCTCCTTTGAGGAGGCCCGAGAGATCTTCAAGAGCCCCGAGAGGACC AAGCAGTTCTGGATTATTTACAGTG ATGGGGACCAGTGTGCCTCGAATCCATGTCAGAACGGGGGTACCTGCCAGGATCATCTCAAGTCTtatgtctgcttctgcctcctagacTTTGAGGGTCGGAACTGCGAGAAAA ACAAGAATGAGCAGCTGATCTGTGCAAATGAAAATGGTGACTGTGACCAGTACTGCATGGACAACGTAGGGACCAAGCGCACCTGTAGCTGTCACGAGGACTACGAGCTACAGCCAGATGAGGTGTCCTGCAAACCAAAAG TTGATTACCCGTGTGGGAGAATACCTGTTGTAGAAAAAAGAAACTCCAGCAGCCGCCAAGGCCGGATCGTGGGAGGCTATGTGTGCCCCAAAGGGGAGTGTCCCTGGCAG GCTGTGCTGAAAATCAACGGGTTATTGCTGTGTGGGGCCGTCCTGCTGGACTCCAGGTGGATAGTGTCCGCAGCCCACTGCTTTGACAACATCCGGAACTGGGGAAACATCACAGTGGTGATGG GTGAACATGACTTCAGTGAGAAGGATGGGGCAGAGCAAGTACGGCGGGTGATACAGGTCATCATGCCCGACAAGTACATCCGGGGCAAGATTGATCATGACATCGCCCTGCTCCGCCTCCACCGGCCTGTGACCTTCACTGACTACGTGGTACCCCTGTGTCTGCCTGAAAGGACCTTCTCAGAGAACACCCTAGCCAGTATCCGCTTCTCGAGGGTCAGTGGCTGGGGCCAGCTACTGGACCGTGGTGCCACAGCCCTGGAGCTCATGACCATCGAGGTGCCCCGGCTGATGACCCAGGACTGCCTGGAGCTTGCCAAGCACAGTCCTAACACCCCCCAAATCACAGAGAACATGTTCTGCGCCGGCTACATGGACGGTACCAAGGACGCCTGTAAGGGTGACAGTGGTGGTCCACACGCCACATACTACCGCGGCACATGGTATCTGACAGGTGTGGTCAGCTGGGGGGAGGGCTGTGCGGCTGTCGGTCACATTGGAGTGTACACCAGGGTCTCCCGGTACATAGACTGGCTGGTCAGACTCATGGACTCCAAGCTGCTGGTTGGGGTTTTTCGACTCCCACTGCTGTAG